In Phycisphaerae bacterium RAS2, the DNA window GCGTCGCGGCGACACGCCGCAGCCATCTACCCATCCCACCATCTCTAATCCGCCCCTGGGCCGCCGAATCTCTCACTTTGAGATTTGAGATTTCAAATTGCGTGAAGTTCGAGATACCCGGTCGGCCCAAATTCCGGCAGCCAGACGCTTCCCGATCAGTCGGACAATTGGCATAACTATCTGCAAATAATAATTTTATGCGCTATCACTGTGTTTCGGGACCATGCTCAAAAAATCGCTCCCCTCGTGGGGTATCATGGATTGGCACTTCTTACGTCTTCTTACGGGGGTTGCCACCGCCTTGGAACGATCATGGCCCTGTCCACGCGCACATCCACATCCCTGCTGATCGGCCTTTCCGAAGCTGAGAACGACGCCGTCTGGTCCGAGTTCGACGCGCGGTATCGACCGATCGTCACGGGATACTGCCTGAAGCTCGGTCTCACCGAGCACGAAGCGGCGGACGTCGCCCAGGAATCGCTGATGCGCTTTCTGGAGGAGTACCGCGCCGGGAAGTACGACCGCGAGCGAGGCCGGCTCCGCTCGTGGCTGATCGGGATCGTCAAGTATCGCGTGGCCGACCTGAAGCGCGCGAAGTTCGCCCGACGCGAGCTGCGCGGGGAGTCAGCCGTCATCGATCTGCCGAACGATGACCAGCTCGATGCGCTGTGGGAGGCCGAGCGCTGCCATCAGTTGCTGCGCCAGGCGATCGGAGAGCTGCGCGGCGCATCGCGCCTGACGGAGCGCACCGTGCGCGCCTTCGAAATGTTCGCCGTGGAGCAGAAGCCCGCGGCGACTGTCGCAGCGGAACTGGGCATCACGGTGCAGGACGTGTACGTCGCGAAGAACCGCGTCGCCGCGCGGCTGCGCGAGACCATCGAGCGCCTCGAAGCGCTCTTCGACGACCGGTGAACCGATGGGCGAAACGCGCGCCGATGCAACGACTTCCTGCCCCGACCTCGCCGCGCTGGAAGAGTGGGTGCTGGGCGGCGAGTCCGATTCCGCGCTGGGTCGCCATGTCGAGACCTGCCGGCGATGCCGCGATTGTGTCAGCGAATTCCGCGCCAACAATCAACTCATCGCCCGCTTCGCCAGGCCCGGCGCGAACGATTCGCCACCCGCGACGACCATCTGGTCTTCCGTCGAACCGGCCGATCTGATCCTCGGCTACACCCTGGGGCCGGAGCTTCATCGCGGCGGGCAGGGCATCGTCTACGAGGCCGTGCAGAAGTCCACCAAGCGCCGCGTCGCCCTCAAGATGCTTCGCCCGGGCGCGCTCTCGACCGACAAGCAACGCCGCC includes these proteins:
- a CDS encoding RNA polymerase sigma factor encodes the protein MALSTRTSTSLLIGLSEAENDAVWSEFDARYRPIVTGYCLKLGLTEHEAADVAQESLMRFLEEYRAGKYDRERGRLRSWLIGIVKYRVADLKRAKFARRELRGESAVIDLPNDDQLDALWEAERCHQLLRQAIGELRGASRLTERTVRAFEMFAVEQKPAATVAAELGITVQDVYVAKNRVAARLRETIERLEALFDDR